The following proteins are co-located in the Robbsia betulipollinis genome:
- a CDS encoding AI-2E family transporter produces MNNRRVYEKSFHILLVIVTIGMGSILLPFFSAVFWGAILALMFQPVQRWLLVRMGNKPNLAALATLAFILLLVILPLALVAGTLIQEVALIYARIQHGQLNVAGYFQKALALLPASAQHLLARFGLTDFGDLQAKLTAGAATISQVLAARALTFGQNTFQFVVAFGVMLYLVFFLLRDGRHIGRLIRHALPFDESHKVHLLRKFTTVVRATVKGNIVVALVQGLLGGIIFLILGVEGALLWGVLMAFLSLLPAIGAALVWGPAAILLFATGHEWKATILLLFCVFVIGLADNLLRPLLVGKDTKLPDWVVLISTLGGMALFGINGFVIGPLIAALFMASWTLFAQQNHSQD; encoded by the coding sequence ATGAATAATCGCCGGGTATACGAAAAATCGTTTCACATCCTTCTGGTAATCGTCACGATCGGCATGGGCTCGATCCTGCTGCCATTTTTCAGCGCCGTCTTCTGGGGAGCAATCCTCGCCCTGATGTTCCAACCGGTGCAGCGCTGGCTGCTGGTGCGCATGGGAAACAAGCCGAATCTGGCGGCGCTCGCGACGCTCGCCTTCATCCTGCTGCTGGTGATCCTGCCTCTGGCGCTCGTAGCCGGCACGCTGATCCAGGAAGTCGCGCTGATCTACGCGCGCATCCAGCACGGGCAGTTGAACGTCGCGGGTTACTTCCAGAAGGCGCTCGCCCTGTTGCCCGCATCCGCCCAGCACCTGCTCGCCCGCTTCGGCCTGACGGATTTCGGCGACCTCCAGGCGAAGCTGACGGCCGGGGCGGCCACCATCAGCCAGGTGCTGGCCGCGCGTGCCCTGACCTTCGGGCAGAACACCTTCCAGTTCGTGGTCGCGTTCGGCGTCATGCTCTACCTCGTGTTCTTCCTGCTGCGCGACGGCCGGCACATCGGCCGTCTGATCCGACACGCGCTGCCCTTCGACGAATCGCACAAGGTACATCTGCTGCGCAAATTCACGACGGTCGTGCGCGCCACGGTGAAGGGCAATATCGTGGTGGCCCTGGTGCAGGGTCTGCTCGGCGGCATCATCTTCCTGATCCTCGGCGTTGAGGGTGCGTTGCTCTGGGGCGTGCTGATGGCCTTCCTGTCGTTGCTGCCCGCCATCGGCGCGGCGCTCGTCTGGGGTCCGGCGGCCATCCTGCTGTTCGCCACCGGCCACGAATGGAAAGCCACCATCCTGCTGCTGTTCTGCGTGTTCGTGATCGGCCTGGCCGACAACCTGCTGCGCCCGCTGCTGGTCGGCAAGGACACCAAGCTGCCGGACTGGGTCGTCCTGATCTCCACGCTGGGCGGCATGGCCCTGTTCGGCATCAACGGTTTCGTGATCGGCCCGCTGATCGCCGCCCTGTTCATGGCCAGCTGGACGCTGTTCGCGCAGCAGAATCACTCGCAGGATTGA
- a CDS encoding amino acid ABC transporter ATP-binding protein: MPLITIDDVKKRFGSNEVLKGIRLSVEKGEVIAIIGKSGSGKSTLLRCINGLETIDEGAINVAGAYLGQGEAELRRLRLKVGMIFQQFNLFPHLSVGRNVMISPMVVKGTSEAAARKLAVQNLERVGLSEKFDSFPEQLSGGQQQRVAIARALSMEPNALLCDEITSALDPELVNEVLNVVRKLADEGMTLLMVTHEMRFAREVCDRVVFMHQGKVHEIGPPEELFVNPRTPELRQFIGMTNL; the protein is encoded by the coding sequence ATGCCGCTCATCACCATTGACGACGTCAAGAAGCGCTTCGGCAGCAATGAAGTGCTCAAGGGCATTCGCCTCTCGGTCGAAAAGGGCGAAGTCATCGCGATCATCGGCAAGAGCGGTTCCGGCAAGAGCACCTTGCTGCGCTGCATCAACGGCCTGGAGACGATCGACGAAGGCGCGATCAACGTCGCGGGGGCTTATCTCGGACAGGGCGAGGCCGAACTGCGGCGGCTGCGGTTGAAAGTCGGCATGATCTTCCAGCAGTTCAATCTGTTCCCCCACTTGAGCGTGGGCCGCAACGTGATGATCTCGCCGATGGTCGTCAAGGGCACCAGCGAAGCGGCCGCGCGCAAGCTGGCGGTGCAGAACCTGGAACGGGTCGGGCTGTCCGAGAAATTCGACAGCTTTCCCGAGCAGCTTTCGGGTGGACAGCAGCAGCGGGTGGCGATCGCGCGCGCGCTCAGCATGGAGCCGAACGCCCTGCTGTGCGACGAAATCACCTCCGCGCTCGATCCCGAACTGGTCAACGAAGTGTTGAACGTGGTCCGCAAGCTGGCCGACGAAGGCATGACGCTGCTGATGGTGACGCACGAGATGCGCTTCGCGCGCGAAGTATGCGACCGTGTGGTTTTCATGCATCAGGGCAAGGTTCACGAGATCGGACCGCCCGAGGAACTGTTCGTGAACCCACGCACGCCCGAACTGCGTCAGTTCATCGGTATGACCAATCTCTAG
- a CDS encoding amino acid ABC transporter permease, whose product MNFTLWDIVRALLLALRWTALLSVGAFVFGGIVGLLVLWCRISRAALPRVLARCYIELFQGTPLLMQLFMIFFGLALFGLEVPAWLAAGLGLTLWSSAFLAEIWRGAVEAIHRGQWEAGASLAMSRMQQMRHIVLPQAMRISIAPTVGFCVQIVKGTAVTSIIGFVELTKAGTMITNATFRPFETFGLVALMYFALCWPLSVYSRFLEKKFHAAHHH is encoded by the coding sequence ATGAACTTCACTCTGTGGGACATCGTCCGCGCGCTGTTGCTCGCGTTGCGCTGGACCGCCCTGCTGTCCGTCGGCGCCTTCGTCTTCGGCGGCATCGTCGGCCTGCTGGTGCTGTGGTGCCGCATCTCGCGCGCGGCGCTGCCGCGCGTGCTGGCACGTTGCTATATCGAGCTCTTCCAGGGCACGCCGCTGTTGATGCAGCTGTTCATGATCTTCTTCGGTCTCGCGCTGTTCGGCCTCGAGGTGCCCGCCTGGCTCGCCGCCGGTCTCGGCCTGACGCTGTGGTCGAGCGCCTTTCTCGCCGAAATCTGGCGCGGCGCGGTGGAAGCGATTCACCGCGGCCAGTGGGAAGCCGGCGCGAGCCTGGCGATGAGCCGTATGCAACAGATGCGCCATATCGTGCTGCCGCAGGCGATGCGCATCTCGATCGCGCCGACCGTCGGCTTTTGCGTGCAGATCGTCAAGGGCACGGCCGTCACCTCGATCATCGGCTTCGTCGAACTGACGAAAGCCGGCACCATGATCACCAACGCGACCTTTCGTCCGTTCGAAACCTTCGGTCTGGTGGCCCTGATGTACTTCGCGCTGTGCTGGCCGCTTTCCGTCTATAGCCGTTTTCTGGAGAAAAAATTCCATGCCGCTCATCACCATTGA